The DNA segment ATGCTAATCTGGGAAGTCCCTATGTATGGATGTCAGATTCTAGACACTTACTTGTTAAACAAATTCCATCAAATCGAGCTTCTCTGATTGATGAGAAAAATAATCTTCCTACTGGACCTACAGTTTCTAATTCAGATGGAAAGGTTTCTCAAAACAGAACCTATCAGGATCTATTAAAAAACCCACAGGACGAAGCCAACTTTGAAACATTGGCAAAATCTGAATTGGTAAAAATAGATATTAGTGGTAATCAGCACAAATTTAAAGCTGCTGCAATTTATACTTCACTTAATTTTTCACCAGACGGAAATTATTTAATGCTAACAACTATTCAAAAATCTTATTCGTATATCGTTCCTTTGAGTAGATTTCCTATGACTTCCTCCATTTATGATCCGAGTGGTAATTTGATTAAAATTATAAATGAAACTCCATTAAATGAGATCATGCCAAAAGGTTTTTCTTCGGTAAGAACTGGCAAAAGAAATATCAGTTGGAGAGATGATCAACCATCAACTTTGGTGTTCGCTGAAGCACTTGATGGAGGAGATCAAGCAAATAAAGTAGAATATCGCGATGAAGTTTTTGTTTGGGATGCACCATTTACAACACAACCAAAATCAATGTTTAAAACAAAACAGAGATTCAGCGGGATAGACTGGTCCAACGGGAACTTCGCAATCATTTATGATAGTTGGTATGATACAAGAAATTCAAAATCTTACCTTATCAACCTTGATAAAAATACGTCACAGATCATCGATGATAGAAATTATCAGGATGTTTACAGCAATCCGGGAAATTTCGCAGAAACCAAAAATAAATTCGGACGGAATGTAATTGATATTTCAAAGAATAAAGCACATCTTATTGGTGCAGGATTTACTAAAAATGGCCAGTTTCCATTTATTGATGAGTTGGATTTAGGAACAATGGCTAAGAAAAGGGTTTACACCTCAAAATTAACCAATTCCAAAGAAAGCATCGTTGACATTTTAGATGCTAAAAAAGGTCAAGTTTTGGTTGTAGAACAATCTGCAAGTCAGTATCCAAATTACTTTATTAGAGACATTAAAAATGGAAAAGGAACGGCACTAACGAATTTCGCAAATCCGTTTGAAAGTATAAAAAATGTCTATAAAGAGGTTATAAAATACAAGAGAAATGATGGAGTAGAACTGAGCGGTACTTTATACTTACCCGCAAATTACGATCGCAAGAACCATAAAGTGAAATTACCCCTGTTAATATGGGCGTACCCAACAGAATATAAGGATAAGAGTACCGCTGGTCAGAATACACAGAACCCAAATGACTTTACATTTCCTAGTTACGGATCATTTATATACTGGGTAACAAAAGGTTACGCAGTTTTAGATGATGCTTCATTTCCAATTATTGGTGAAGGAAAAACAGAGCCAAATGATACATTTATTCCTCAATTGGTTGCAAATGGTAAAGCGGCAATTGACGCTCTTGATCAACGAGGATATATTGACCGAAATAAAGTTGCGGTAGGTGGCCATTCCTACGGAGCATTTATGACTGCAAATCTATTGACGCATTCTAAGGATTATGCATGTGGAATTGCCAGAAGTGGAGCTTATAACCGCACATTGACTCCATTTGGATTTCAAAGTGAGCAGAGAAATTACTGGGATATTCCAGAAATTTACAACACGATGTCTCCATTCATGCAAGCTGATAAAATGAAAACGCCGTTATTGTTAATTCATGGTGAAGCTGATAATAATCCAGGAACATTTACTTTGCAAACCGAACGGTATTTCCAAGCATTGAAAAATTTAGGTGCACCAGTTAGAATGGTTCTTTTGCCAAAAGAAGCTCACGGATACGCGGCCAAAGAAAATGTTTTGCACACCTTATGGGAGCAAGATCAGTTCTTAGAAAAATGTTTAAAAAAATAATGATCACAAAGATCTTCCAAATTTGGAAGATCTTTTTTTATTGCATAGAACAAATAAAAATTACCGAGATAAAATGTACTATTTATAAAGAGATGAAATATCTTATAATAGTTCATCGCTATTTAAAGACAAATAAAACAGTCTATATAGGAGTAATATGTGCGCAAGGAAGTATTTGACAATAAAGTCTGAAACAAATTCAATTTAACATAATATAAATTATAGGACTTTTAGAAAACATTATAATTCCAAAAATTTAGCTTCTTTTACTTTTGTAAACTCAACACATTTGGCGGTTATTTGATCTGTAAATATATACCATGTAAAAAATACTCAGATAAATGATTCTCAGCGATTAGGAAATCGTCGCTCTAAATTAAAAAATAAAATCTTGTAATATAGATCAACAAACTCATCTCAAAATTATACCTAAAAAAATGACAAGAGCTTTCAATAAATGAATAAAACATTAATAATAAAACAAAAAATTCTTATTATCAATCGCGTTCGAAAATAAAATCACTAATTTTAGAGTTGAATTATTACAATATATTTTATGAAAAATTTTTTAATGTCAGCTCTTACAATTTCTCTGTTTTTAAGTTGTGAGAAAAAAACTTCAGAAACGGTGAATGTTGATGGGTCACTTTCAGATACGGTGGTTATTCCCGCTTCAAATGAGCCTGTAGAATCATCTACGCTACAAACATGTTATATGGAAGCAATCAGCAAGGATTCTGTTTTCCTATCGCTGGACGATAATCTCGGTACCATAACAGGGAAAATGCGTTATAAAAATTTTGAAAAAGACAGCTCGTTTGGTGATGTAGCTGGAATTCAAAACGCAGATACCTTAAAGCTGATGTATACCTTTGAATCAGAGGGTAAAACTTCTGACAGAGAAATCTATTTCTTGAGGAAGGGTGATAAATTAATGGAAGCAACTGGCGAATATACCACTGATGGAAGTACTTCCAAATACACCAATCCATCAAAACTGAAATACGATGGTCATCAACTGCAGCAGATTGATTGTACCAATTTTGATAAAAAATTTACCAGTAAATAATTATCCTACCTCCTATCGTAATCCATAATATCAAGTAAAAAATGATAAATTTTTCATTAATATTTTTTTCAATATTTAAAATATCCTAAATTAGGACAAACAAAATTAATATGTCTTATTATCCATTAAATACTATTCCAGACTATTTCGGAATCGATAGCTTACTTACTGAGGAACATCTACTTATACGCCAATCTGTTCGTGATTGGGTTGAAAGTTTTGTGATGCCTAAAATCGA comes from the Chryseobacterium sp. SNU WT5 genome and includes:
- a CDS encoding alpha/beta hydrolase family protein, whose translation is MKKRIIAIALLCVVFVSAQENITYQKPSAEIMKLADFERAPSVFMDSKRDWMIFSYRDTYKSLEDLNQEEMKLAGLRVNPVTNISSSMTYVNNLKTRKLKDKNEAQVKDLPTKARIAYLSFSPDEKKLAFTNTTVNAVELWILDLATNTAKKISNSPLNANLGSPYVWMSDSRHLLVKQIPSNRASLIDEKNNLPTGPTVSNSDGKVSQNRTYQDLLKNPQDEANFETLAKSELVKIDISGNQHKFKAAAIYTSLNFSPDGNYLMLTTIQKSYSYIVPLSRFPMTSSIYDPSGNLIKIINETPLNEIMPKGFSSVRTGKRNISWRDDQPSTLVFAEALDGGDQANKVEYRDEVFVWDAPFTTQPKSMFKTKQRFSGIDWSNGNFAIIYDSWYDTRNSKSYLINLDKNTSQIIDDRNYQDVYSNPGNFAETKNKFGRNVIDISKNKAHLIGAGFTKNGQFPFIDELDLGTMAKKRVYTSKLTNSKESIVDILDAKKGQVLVVEQSASQYPNYFIRDIKNGKGTALTNFANPFESIKNVYKEVIKYKRNDGVELSGTLYLPANYDRKNHKVKLPLLIWAYPTEYKDKSTAGQNTQNPNDFTFPSYGSFIYWVTKGYAVLDDASFPIIGEGKTEPNDTFIPQLVANGKAAIDALDQRGYIDRNKVAVGGHSYGAFMTANLLTHSKDYACGIARSGAYNRTLTPFGFQSEQRNYWDIPEIYNTMSPFMQADKMKTPLLLIHGEADNNPGTFTLQTERYFQALKNLGAPVRMVLLPKEAHGYAAKENVLHTLWEQDQFLEKCLKK